A DNA window from Mesotoga sp. UBA6090 contains the following coding sequences:
- a CDS encoding DMT family transporter — protein MAEIERDRLLAYSAGIGSSVIFGLSFLFTKNALEYTNPMYFLSYRFSVAFLTISLFRLFGIIKIRPYRAVFKDLLLLSLVQPVMYFIFENVGVSLSTSSEAGILLSTIPVFVLIFARIFLKERLAAPQIISVLTALFGITLITAGKGISAGSSPLGPVILIGSAISAAFYNILSRKASVRFRSWEITYHMMTMGFISFTVIAVILSLSRGEFLFYVSGIVQPRVAIAALYLGTLSSVGAFFLINFMLSKLQASRSTVFVYLSTVVSLLAGVIFRGERFGSIQILGVALILFGVWGANALTRRRIKEDLK, from the coding sequence ATGGCAGAGATAGAAAGAGACAGGCTCTTGGCATATTCTGCAGGAATCGGTTCTTCAGTTATCTTTGGTCTTTCCTTTCTATTCACGAAGAACGCACTTGAATACACAAATCCCATGTACTTTCTTTCGTACAGGTTTTCTGTTGCCTTTCTGACTATTTCATTGTTTAGATTGTTTGGTATCATCAAAATAAGGCCCTACAGAGCAGTTTTCAAAGACCTGCTTCTTCTCAGCCTTGTTCAGCCAGTCATGTACTTCATCTTCGAAAATGTTGGGGTCTCTTTGTCCACTTCATCGGAAGCTGGAATTCTCCTTTCGACAATTCCTGTCTTCGTCCTGATCTTCGCCAGGATATTTCTTAAGGAGAGACTTGCCGCTCCACAGATAATCTCGGTCTTGACTGCGCTGTTCGGCATAACTTTGATCACCGCCGGAAAGGGGATTTCCGCAGGAAGCAGTCCCCTGGGGCCGGTCATTCTAATAGGCAGCGCAATCTCGGCAGCCTTCTATAACATTCTCTCGCGAAAAGCCTCGGTCAGGTTCAGATCATGGGAGATCACATATCATATGATGACGATGGGCTTCATCTCTTTCACCGTGATTGCAGTTATACTGTCTTTGTCGAGAGGAGAGTTTTTGTTCTATGTCAGCGGAATCGTTCAGCCTCGTGTCGCCATTGCTGCTCTTTACCTCGGTACATTATCGTCGGTTGGAGCCTTCTTTCTGATCAACTTCATGCTGTCCAAACTCCAAGCTTCGCGTTCAACTGTATTTGTTTACCTGTCAACTGTTGTGTCTCTTCTGGCCGGAGTTATCTTCAGGGGCGAAAGGTTTGGTTCAATTCAGATTCTTGGAGTAGCTCTCATTCTCTTCGGAGTTTGGGGTGCAAACGCCTTGACCAGGAGAAGAATCAAGGAGGATTTGAAATGA